From a region of the Candida albicans SC5314 chromosome 1, complete sequence genome:
- the COI1 gene encoding Coi1p (Secreted protein; ciclopirox olamine induced; regulated by Ssn6; induced by nitric oxide independent of Yhb1; Hap43-induced; Spider biofilm repressed), translating to MVSFKSLITLAIAATSVSSFNLLHDDKGFAILPPTNIVLDHLKEVGKKAVTTHYDVLNTIKEDGEIVHVNLHTHETKCTGKYAKDYDNSMYNKLNKKQLFIRTIEDSSLKQCLNKEFEAETSECGFEFIEYNSASGCSSDATKYSCLLDVMKQQDATKKLKDMDDVPAQVRCYHKLEQATKAEVVGGACAK from the coding sequence ATGGTTTCATTCAAGTCATTAATCACTTTGGCTATTGCTGCCACTTCCGTttcatcattcaatttattacaTGATGATAAAGGTTTTGCTATTTTACCACCAACCAACATTGTTTTAGATCATTTGAAAGAAGTTGGTAAAAAAGCTGTCACTACTCATTATGATGTTCTTAACACTATTAAAGAAGATGGTGAAATTGTTCATGTTAATTTACATACTCATGAAACTAAATGTACTGGTAAATATGCTAAAGATTATGATAATTCCATGTAtaacaaattaaacaaaaaacaattatttattagaaCTATTGAAGATAGTTCTTTAAAACAATGTTTGAACAAAGAATTTGAAGCTGAAACTAGTGAATGtggatttgaatttattgaatataatTCTGCTTCTGGTTGTTCTAGTGATGCTACTAAATATTCATGTCTTTTGGATGTTatgaaacaacaagatGCTACtaagaaattaaaagatatGGATGATGTTCCAGCTCAAGTCAGATGTTACCATAAATTAGAACAAGCTACTAAAGCTGAAGTCGTTGGTGGTGCTTGTGCTaaataa
- the MRPL3 gene encoding mitochondrial 54S ribosomal protein mL44 (Ribosomal protein of the large subunit, mitochondrial; repressed in core stress response; protein present in exponential and stationary growth phase yeast cultures), with product MLRLSIQRTYSKTTIPQISRSCVSFSSIRHNTTTSSTNTSSSTTPITIKTNSSKSKTNGTLVDSNKFLRTTYESIDDYGSYKHNIFTHRLPESSAKQSPPLVALHNRLQLPKSFKLATLSQCLNLITKPEESDGLANNFGLNTLGKSLLSYYVTEHLLIHYPRLPMKIHQAAVDSLMGNLALSEIGKTWGIEIDEVSKLDRFLGQESEFMKFGRLRYLYDQDKSDKFYNNNGNYKNVSGIEEVIDEQGKLSQQDLAYASAVKAIIGGLYTHCGESAAKDFINDHILSRKIPLDQMFEFKRPISELIRLCDKLEFKQPVSIRLIAETGRLSAHPQFLAGVFVGNDKIGEGIGSSLKEAQIRASINSLLGYYLYSPISANGEPIKEPSDSVDYKFEGMIGLGDVAV from the coding sequence ATGTTAAGACTTCTGATACAAAGAACATATtccaaaacaacaataccTCAAATATCGAGAAGTTGTGTTTCATTCTCTTCAATTCGTCATAATACCACTACATCTTCTACCAACACTAGTAGTTCCACCACCCCGATCACTATCAAGACTAACTCATCCAAATCTAAAACAAATGGAACTTTAGTAGattcaaacaaatttttgagAACAACTTATGAATCTATAGATGATTATGGTAGTTATAAACATAATATATTCACTCATAGATTACCTGAATCATCAGCTAAACAATCACCACCATTAGTTGCATTACATAATCGTTTACAATTACctaaatcatttaaattagCTACATTATCACAATGTCTTAATTTAATTACTAAACCAGAAGAATCTGATGGATTAGCTAATAATTTTGGATTAAATACATTAGGTAAATCTTTATTATCATATTATGTTACTGaacatttattaattcattatccTCGATTACCGATGAAAATCCATCAAGCTGCCGTTGATTCATTAATGGGTAATTTAGCATTACTGGAAATTGGTAAAACTTGGGggattgaaattgatgaagttAGTAAATTGGATAGATTTTTAGGTCAAGAATCAGAATTTATGAAATTTGGTCGATTAAGATATCTTTATGATCAAGATAAATCtgataaattttataataataatggtaattATAAAAATGTTTCCGGGATAGAAGAAGTTATAGATGAACAAGGTAAATTATCACAACAAGATTTAGCTTATGCTTCTGCGGTTAAAGCTATAATTGGTGGATTATATACTCATTGTGGTGAATCAGCGGCTAAAGATTTCATTAATGATCATATtttatcaagaaaaattccTTTGGATCAAatgtttgaatttaaaagaCCAATTAGTGAATTGATTAGATTATGTGATAAATTAGAATTTAAACAACCAGTTAGTATTAGATTAATTGCTGAAACCGGGAGATTATCGGCTCATCCACAATTTTTGGCAGGAGTATTTGTTggtaatgataaaattggtGAGGGAATTGGATCATCTTTGAAAGAAGCACAAATTAGAgcttcaattaattcattattgggttattatttatattcacCAATTAGTGCAAATGGTGAACCAATAAAAGAACCAAGTGATTCAGTggattataaatttgaagGTATGATTGGACTTGGAGATGTTGCTGTTTAA
- a CDS encoding uncharacterized protein (Ortholog of C. dubliniensis CD36 : Cd36_07450, C. parapsilosis CDC317 : CPAR2_208450, Candida tenuis NRRL Y-1498 : CANTEDRAFT_116488 and Debaryomyces hansenii CBS767 : DEHA2F26114g): MAHAPKLSFAAIAVMSSVAVIYVGIKSPLKNKWVSDNRISPKADLAWRNSAEKWVEDHKGNRY, translated from the coding sequence ATGGCCCATGCACCAAAATTAAGTTTTGCTGCTATTGCAGTTATGAGTTCAGTTGCAGTTATATATGTTGGTATTAAATCAccattaaaaaataaatgggTTAGTGACAATAGAATTAGTCCAAAGGCTGATTTAGCATGGAGAAATAGTGCTGAAAAATGGGTTGAAGATCATAAAGGTAATAGATATTGA
- the ERD1 gene encoding Erd1p (Putative membrane protein required for the retention of lumenal endoplasmic reticulum proteins; rat catheter biofilm induced) has product MGEETPNQTHEILFNDFIPLSFRITVAIHFGLILWLILNLLLTNFTSINVLHLLKLSYTPHNYTHLDDLSHNQDTNINTNNNHNHNHNQIESLGEYAAFLPSDPHENDRLIKGIWSNLKFVSIINITCWIIYKSIANISWLTPLFYTLPLVSLFMTIYKLFFKNSYSSPGQIRIFTTIKRIIRGNINSQTMRTNDILISDSLVSYSRVINDLGLVIWNYWFDSNIGYNYKFESMILSIPTWIRIKQCWYEYKLTGKIQHLFNLIKYSTGLGPLLINVLLKRMLLNATEQEKTSGELLLKLNHLNNWLYFALAVNSTYSFIWDIKMDWHLELFDGLFSVVSGKKTSHSVVSVSNYRFQILRKQLALPRPIYYIAIIIDFILRYIWILKLFIINEELKKEKIKFIYIFSTFLFGYDAYSLGYALIETLEIFRRWIWCFIKLESDWVELYNDQDLSNQDIELETRLPKQG; this is encoded by the coding sequence ATGGGTGAAGAAACACCTAATCAAACTCatgaaatattatttaatgatttcatACCATTATCATTCAGAATAACTGTTGCAATTCATTTTGGATTAATATTATGGTTGATACTAAATTTGTTATTAACTAATTTCACTTCAATTAATGTATtacatttattaaaattatcataTACACCACATAATTATACTCATTTAGATGATCTACTGCATAACCAAGATACcaacatcaacaccaacaacaaccataACCATAACCATAACCAAATTGAGTCATTGGGGGAATATGCTGCATTTTTACCTAGTGATCCTCATGAAAATGATCGATTAATTAAAGGAATCTGgtcaaatttaaaatttgtatcaattattaatatcaCTTGTTggataatttataaatcaattgctAATATTTCTTGGTTAACACCATTATTTTATACATTACCATTGGTTTCATTATTCATGACAATTTATAAGCTTTTCTTTAAAAACTCATATTCTTCACCTGGTCAAATTAGAATTTTCACTACGATTAAAAGAATCATTAGGGGTAATATTAATAGTCAAACCATGAGAACTAATGACATTTTAATAAGTGATAGTTTAGTTTCATATTCTCGAGTGATAAATGATTTAGGTTTAGtaatttggaattattGGTTTGATAGTAATATTGgatataattataaatttgaatcgATGATATTATCAATTCCTACTTGGATTCGTATTAAACAATGTTGGTATGAATATAAATTGACGGGGAAAATTCaacatttatttaatttaattaaatattcTACTGGGTTAGGACCATTGTTGATTAATGTATTACTTAAACGAATGTTATTGAACGCTActgaacaagaaaaaaccAGTGGAGAATTATTActtaaattaaatcatttaaataattgGTTATATTTTGCATTAGCTGTGAATTCAActtattcatttatttggGATATTAAAATGGATTGGCATttagaattatttgatgGGTTGTTCCTGGTAGTTTCTGGAAAGAAAACTTCTCATTCTgttgtttctgtttctaATTATCGATTCCAAATTTTAAGAAAACAATTGGCATTACCAAGaccaatttattatattgctataattattgattttatatTAAGATATATTTGgatattaaaattatttataattaatgaagaattgaaaaaagagaaaattaaattcatttatattttttcaacatttttatttggttaTGATGCTTATTCATTAGGTTATGCTTTAATTGAAACATTAGAAATTTTTAGACGTTGGATTTGGTGTTTTATAAAATTAGAATCTGATTGGGTTGAACTTTATAATGATCAAGATTTACTGAATCAAGatattgaattggaaaCTAGACTTCCTAAACAAGGTTAA
- a CDS encoding uncharacterized protein (Putative pre-60S pre-ribosomal particle subunit; essential gene; S. cerevisiae ortholog RRP17 is essential; Hap43p-induced; rat catheter biofilm induced), with the protein MAGFKKNREILTGGKKYIQQKQKKHLVDEVVFDKESRHEYLTGFHKRKLQRQKKAQEFHKEQERLAKIEERKQLKQERERDLQNQLQQFKKTAQEIAAINNDIGFDQSDDNNDNDNEEWSGFQEDEEGEGEEVTDEDDEDKEKPLKGILHHTEIYKQDPSLSNITNNGAIIDDETTVVVESLDNPNAVDTEEKLQQLAKLNNVNLDKSDQILEKSIERAKNYAVICGVAKPNPIKQKKKKFRYLTKAERRENVRKEKSKSKSKGKK; encoded by the coding sequence ATGGCAGGatttaaaaagaatagaGAAATTTTAACTGGAGGTAAGAAATATatccaacaaaaacaaaagaaacatTTAGTTGATGAAGTTGTATTTGATAAAGAATCTCGTCATGAATATTTAACTGGTTTCCATAAACGTAAATTACAACGACAGAAAAAAGCTCAAGAATTTCATAAAGAACAAGAACGGTTAGctaaaattgaagaacgtaaacaattaaaacaagAACGTGAACGagatttacaaaatcaattacaacaatttaAGAAAACTGCTCAAGAAATTGCTGCCataaataatgatattggATTTGATCAATCAGATGACAATAATgacaatgataatgaagaatgGAGTGGATTccaagaagatgaagaaggagaaggagaagaagtaactgatgaagatgacgaAGATAAGGAAAAACCTTTGAAGGGGATTTTACATCATACTGAAATATATAAACAAGAtccatcattatcaaatattacTAATAATGGTGCCATAATAGATGATGAAACAACAGTAGTGGTAGAATCATTAGATAATCCAAATGCTGTTGATACTGAAGAAAAACTTCAACAATTGgctaaattaaataatgttaatcttgataaatctgatcaaattttagaaaaatcTATTGAACGAGCTAAAAATTATGCTGTGATATGTGGAGTTGCTAAACCTAATCcaatcaaacaaaagaagaagaaattcaGATATTTAACAAAAGCAGAACGTAGAGAAAATGTTCGTAAagagaaatcaaaatcaaaatcaaaggGCAAGAAGTAA
- a CDS encoding uncharacterized protein (Predicted nuclear exosome-associated nucleic acid binding protein; rat catheter and Spider biofilm induced) has protein sequence MENIENLKLYINSLSQSISAYESALSPLQNKQLSDMILNINTTSSTTSTTSTSEEQQIQILNNFAYILISTLFSYLKSLGIDTDSHPIKMELSRIKSSMNRLKNIKNEINGDTNKQEEEEEEKEKLKKSKEYLSRTLGVRDVGSSVDVKSMGTSAISKQNFQGKHIKFDDHDNADEKKDDGNKNDLKKSKNKKPNSTGSKSNSKSKSKLNVKESKITKPKSNKKSSTKNKNK, from the coding sequence atGGAGAACATagagaatttgaaattatatataaactCATTATCACAATCAATATCAGCTTATGAATCTGCATTAAGTCCAttacaaaacaaacaattatCCGACATGATTCTAAATATCAAcacaacatcatcaaccaCCTCTACCACTTCTACATCCGAGgaacaacaaattcaaatattgaataattttgcATATATTTTAATATCGACATTATTCAGTTATTTAAAATCACTTGGAATTGATACTGATTCTCATCCCATAAAAATGGAATTATCAAgaatcaaatcatcaatgaatcgattgaaaaatattaaaaatgaaataaatggTGATACCaataaacaagaagaagaggaagaagaaaaggaaaaattaaagaaactgaaagaatatttatcaagaaCTTTAGGTGTAAGAGATGTTGGACTGAGTGTTGATGTTAAATCAATGGGCACTTCTGCTATAAGTAAACAAAATTTCCAAGGGAAACATataaaatttgatgatcATGATAATGCAGATGAAAAGAAGGATGATGGTAACAagaatgatttgaaaaaatctaaaaataaaaaaccaAATAGTACTGGTAGTAAATCTAATCTGAAACTGAAACTGAAACTAAACGTCAAGGAATCTAAAATAActaaaccaaaatcaaataaaaaatcatctacaaagaataagaataaaTAG